In Candidatus Electrothrix scaldis, the genomic window TGTCTCCCATAGTAATCATCAACATAACCTATAAGTTCACCAGCATTATTGATTTTCGATCCTTTTTGATATGTGCTGCTATTAATATATATATGGCCATAAAGAGCATAAAATGTTCGTTGATTACCGGTTGTAACATTTTGACCTTCATACTGAACAAGCATTACCCCTCCAGTACCTCCACAGGCAGAACCATATCCGCTAACTGAGTCTGAATAATCAACAATTGTTCCTGAAGATATAGAATATATTGGTGAACCTTTCAATAAGTAGAAATCTGAACCAAGATGTCCTGTATATCCATGCCATTGATAATATCCACCTGTATTGCTTGTTCCAGCTGGCCAAACCCATCCATTAGGATGAGTCTCATAAGCATCAACAACAGACGTGAATAATAACAAAAAACTAATCAGAAAAATTATTCTTTTAAGAAAAAGAAGCATACACTCTCCCGTTTTTCCAAAAATTTTCCTTGCACATCCTCAATGGTTTGAAAATTCATTTCTGAGCCTTCTTCCCCAACATCCTCTCATCCAACCGCTTCGGTCCCGGATTCAGCCGCACCCGGTCGGACAACCGCTCTTTCTCCCGCATCGCCTCGACAATACGCTGAAGGCTGCTCCCGTACTTAGCCGCATGTTCTCTGCGGAAACGACGTATTCCCTCAACAACCGGATCATCAATCATATGTTTCTCCTCCCGCTAGGAACATCCAAAACAGCCCGGAGATCTCTCTCCGGGCCGGAACCATCACTCCCCGTCTTCCTTCTTCTTCGGCTTCTTCCGCTCACTCGACCGCGTCCCGCCGACCATCTCGTACTCCGAAGAGTCCGGTCCACAGGCCGCCTTGACGGAAGTTCGGACATGGACGAGGTAATCGCTCAAGGCCCCGGCCTTGTCTCCTTTGACATTGACCTGCCGCGTCCGCTCCGCGTTCAGCGCATCCAAGGCACTGATCGCCCCCTCCAGGTCATCGATCCTGGCCGTTATCTCCGCCACCGATACATCAGCGGGCAGTTCCGCGCTGATTTTACCCAGGGCCTCTTTGGTTTCCCCTGCGATTTGCAGTAACTTGGGTATGCTTCCTCCGATCATTGCAGCCTCCTTGTGTTTCGTGTTCAGATTCTCCTGTCAGTAAAACAGGAACCTTATTCACAACAGGTACTACATTTTTTTCAGGGCGGTCTCCCTGTCACAACAGCAGGGCTCCCCGTTCAACAGGGACCGCTCCTCTCGTGCAAAGAAGGACCACTTTTAAAAAATGAACAGCCCCTCTTCAAAAAAGGATGACCTCTCTTAAAAAGAGTAGAGCCTCTCTTAACAAAAGAACCGCTTCTCTTAACGAAAGGACGACCTCTCTTGACAAAAGAAGAACCTCTCGCAAGAAAAGAACAACCACTTTTTAAAAGAGTGGAGCCTCTCTTAAAGAAAGGACGACCCCTATTAACAAGAGAAGCACCTCTCGCAAGAAGAGAACGACCACTTTTGCCGAATGAACAGCCGCTGCTCAAGCAGCAGGCCCTATCCGCGTCGTCCTCCTGAGACGTATTTTGTCCCGAAGGGGAACCTCCGCCAACAGCCCGGAGAGATCTCTCCGGGCCGGGAATGCTACAACGCCGCCTTGCTCAATTGAAGATCGGTCACAGCAGACATCACTCCATCTTCCTTTGCTCAAGAATCGGACTGGCCGGAACATGGTGATCAAACTCCTTGAGAAATTCGATCTGCATCTCCTTCCACTTCCACTTCACCAAAACAGTCTTCCGAATAAACGCTCTATCCGGCAAATCACCAATGCGGCTGATTCCCGATCCGGTAATTAATAACCTCCTGGGTGTCGCTGATCACCACAAAGGCATTTGGATCAATCCCATGCACAATTCGTTTAAGCATGCCGATTTCTGTCAACTGGACAACGGTGTACAGGATCATCTCCTCCTTCCGGCTGTAGCCACCCTCCCCTTTGATGATGGTCACACCGCGCCGGATATCCTTGAGGATTTCCTGAGAAATCTTTTCCCAATGGCTTGAAATAATGAAAATCGCCTTTCGCTGACTCAGACCGACCACGACCAGGTTAATTACCTTGGAGCTAACAAAGACAACGATCATAGTATAGAGGACCGCCTCAATGGAATAATAAACAGATATCATCAGGATAACCAGTCCATTGAGTACCATCAAAGTATTACCGATCTTAACGGAAAATCGTTTTAACAGAACAACGGAAAGCATATCTGTGCCCCCTTGAGAGCCCGAGGTCTTTAAACAAAGTCCCGCACCAGCCCCGAGAATTACTCCTGCTAAGAGGGCATTAAGCATCTGATCCTCGACACGAATATTAATATGTACATATAACAAAGCGATACTCAGAGCTACGGTTCCCAGGATACTGTAGACAAAGAAACGCCGCCCCACCACCATCCAGGATAAAATAAAAAGAGGCACGTTCAGGACAAGATAAATGAGCCCCATATCAAAGAAAGGAAATATTTTATAGATGATCAATGCAATACCGGTAACCCCTCCGGTGACAAAATTATGGGGAATAAGAATACTGTTAATCCCGATGGCACACAGGACGCCACCAAGGAAAAGCAGCCCTATATCTCGAATAACCTGTTGAGGAGAAATGAATAAGGCCTGTGAATTACAACTCATACGCATAAAAATAACACCAAAAACAACCTTTCGGCACAATTGCCCAAAAAGAATAAAACTTATCGTTACAATAAAAAATACTTATACATACTCTTCGCAACAAAATCCATAAAATCAGGAAAACGTTTGGCACCTAAGGCAGGGTTCATGTATATTAGGATATTTTCAACAAACTAAAACCATCGGGCATGGGGTTGCAAATAAAAAATGTCAGAACCTAAGAAAGAGAACGATTTTCGTTCGAAAAACTCCACTCAACTGATCGTAAACGCATACTAGAGGGCAAAAGGATGAGCGATCCCAAGCAAGAGAGCAAGTTTGAGGTGAATAAAACCTACGCGGAAATCAACGCCCGTATTAAGGCGGGAGAGGCTGTTGTTGTCACAGCAGATGAGATGGTTGATATTGTCCGGCAGGAAGGCCCTGTTGAGGCTGCCCGCCGCATCGATGTAGTCACCACAGGAACCTTCTCCACCATGTGTTCCTCAGGCGTATTTCTGAACTTTGGTCAAACCAATCCAACCATCAAGGCGCAAAAAGTCTGGATCAACAAGGTCTCTGCCTATGCCGGTATAGCAGCAATAGATGCTTATATCGGGGCGACTGAACCAGCCGAGGGTGACCCGCTGAACCAGGTCTATCCTGGTGAATTCCGCTACGGTGGAGGGCATGTCATTGAAGACTTGGTAGCAGGCAAGGCAGTGCATCTGGAGGCCAAGGCCTATCCCACAGATTGCTACGCCAACACCAAGTGCAAAAAAGAAATCACCCTAGCAGAGATGCCCCATGCCCTGCTCTGCAATCCTCGTAATGCATACCAGAACTACAACTGTGCGGTTAATCTCTCCGATAAGATCGTCTATACTTATATGGGCACGCTGAAACCCAACTGCCGCAATGCCAACTATTGCAGTGCAGGCCAGCTCAGCCCTCTGCTGAATGATCCCCTCTATCGCACTATCGGTATCGGCACCCGCATTTTTCTTGGCGGCGGTGTGGGCTATGTAACCTTTCAGGGAACCCAACATAACCCAGGAGCTCCACGAGGTGACAACGGAGTCCCTACCCGGCCAGCTGGCACTATCATGGTTCAGGGAGATCTCAAAAAAATGTCGCCAGATTGGCTGCGAGGTGTAAGTCTACGAGGTTATGGGACCTCACTTGCCGTCGGACTGGGAATCCCTATTCCCATCCTCAACGAGGAGATGGCTCGCTTCACTGGAGTCTCAGACGAAGAGATCTTTACCCATGTGGTTGATTACGGGCACGATTATACCAACGGCATTGCCCGTCACTACGGCAAGGTCAGCTATGCCCAGCTCAGGAGCGGCGAGATAGAGGTAGCAGGTAAAAAAGTACCAACCTCCCCTCTTTCTTCCTTACCAGGAGCACGCAAGGTTGCCGAGACCCTTAAAGAGTGGATTGAGGCGGGCAAATTCCATCTCGGCGAGCCAGTGGATTATTTTCCTACGGCTGATTTTTCCTTTAACCCGGAAAAATAACCTGCCTTGCCAGCAAGCAAACTCAAACAACTCCGTCGTCACCTTTCCCGCTTTGATCGGGTAGGCGTAGCCTTTTCCGGCGGAGTTGATTCCTCGTTTCTTTTGCGTATGACCCTTGAAGTTCTGGGTTCGCATAGGGTTCTGGTCCTCCATGCCCGCTCCTGCCTCCAGAGCAAACAGGAACAGGAGGATGTTCTTACCTGGGCCAGTCAGCAAGGGTATCCGGCAGCAGCAATGCAGTTGCGGCTTATCGAAACCAACCCGCTAACCTGGAAGGATTTCACAGCCAACCCGGAAAACCGCTGTTACCTCTGCAAAAAACACCTCTACAACCTCTTTCTAAAGACTCTAGAGGAAGAAGACATAAGCATCCTCCTGGACGGCACCAATGCAGACGATCTTCGCCAAGGAGAGGACGGGAGACCAGGACTACAGGCAATTAAGGAGCTTGGCATCCATACTCCTTTGGCAGCTTGTGGCCTAACCAAAGAAGAGATCCGCAACCACAGCAGAGCTTTGAACCTGCATACCGCTGACCGACCATCCTCTTCCTGCCTTGCCACTAGAATTCCTCATGGCATACAGATTACCCCTCAACGCCTGCAAAAAATCGAGGACTTGGAGCAGGCTCTGGCTCAGGAGGGATTGACAGGCTGTCGTGTGCGCCTGGATGCAAATACGGAAGATACTGTTTTCGTCCAGTTACAGCAGAGTAACCTTGGACAAATCCACAGTGATTCCCTTAAAAAACGATTTGTCATCCCCTTGAAAAAGAAAGGCGTTCACAAGATTTATCTTGACGTAGAAGGACGTTGACAGATACTAAACTATCCGGTTTAATAGCGGCTGTTGAAGATATCCCTCCTCAATACTGAGGAGTTTTTTCTTTGACAAAATGATATCACATTATGTAATCTCACATACCGAATAAAGCGATATAAAGCTTGTATTCAGGGCCAGCTACTGAAATTCGTACTATAAAAGAGAGGAAAGGGAGAATGAATAAAAAAGAATTAGTTGAGGCTATGGCCGGGGCAGCTGACATTAGCAAATCAGCAGCAGAAAAAGCACTCAATAGCATGCTGATGAGCATTACTGAGGCCCTTTCCGAAGGTGACAAAGTCACGCTGGTCGGATTCGGTACTTTTTCTACTGCTAACCGTGCTGCACGACAGGCAAAAAATCCCCAAACAGGGGCTGTTATGGAAATTCCCGCTAAGACTGTCGCGAAATTCAAGCCGGGTAGCAAACTCTCCGAGGCTGTAAAATAAGACTGGCAAAAGCGCCTCAAGTTTTTTCAATTTCAGTATACTTTAACCTTGCCAGTAAAAGCGAATCGGATTATAAACAGCCTGTTTTTTTGTAACAGGAAAAACTGATACGCTAGGTAACATATAATTCGATGTCGGGAAGTGGCTCAGTCTGGTAGAGCACAGCGTTCGGGACGCTGGGGTCGGAGGTTCGAATCCTCTCTTCCCGACCATTGATTTTGAGTAAAAATGAGAGGTTTCGTTCTGTAGAATATACAAGAACGAAACCTTTTTTTTTGTCAGCGCATCACGTAGAAGCAACAGCCTCTGCGTCCAAAATCTTAGATCCCATC contains:
- a CDS encoding YitT family protein is translated as MSCNSQALFISPQQVIRDIGLLFLGGVLCAIGINSILIPHNFVTGGVTGIALIIYKIFPFFDMGLIYLVLNVPLFILSWMVVGRRFFVYSILGTVALSIALLYVHINIRVEDQMLNALLAGVILGAGAGLCLKTSGSQGGTDMLSVVLLKRFSVKIGNTLMVLNGLVILMISVYYSIEAVLYTMIVVFVSSKVINLVVVGLSQRKAIFIISSHWEKISQEILKDIRRGVTIIKGEGGYSRKEEMILYTVVQLTEIGMLKRIVHGIDPNAFVVISDTQEVINYRIGNQPHW
- a CDS encoding homocysteine biosynthesis protein, coding for MSDPKQESKFEVNKTYAEINARIKAGEAVVVTADEMVDIVRQEGPVEAARRIDVVTTGTFSTMCSSGVFLNFGQTNPTIKAQKVWINKVSAYAGIAAIDAYIGATEPAEGDPLNQVYPGEFRYGGGHVIEDLVAGKAVHLEAKAYPTDCYANTKCKKEITLAEMPHALLCNPRNAYQNYNCAVNLSDKIVYTYMGTLKPNCRNANYCSAGQLSPLLNDPLYRTIGIGTRIFLGGGVGYVTFQGTQHNPGAPRGDNGVPTRPAGTIMVQGDLKKMSPDWLRGVSLRGYGTSLAVGLGIPIPILNEEMARFTGVSDEEIFTHVVDYGHDYTNGIARHYGKVSYAQLRSGEIEVAGKKVPTSPLSSLPGARKVAETLKEWIEAGKFHLGEPVDYFPTADFSFNPEK
- the larE gene encoding ATP-dependent sacrificial sulfur transferase LarE, which encodes MPASKLKQLRRHLSRFDRVGVAFSGGVDSSFLLRMTLEVLGSHRVLVLHARSCLQSKQEQEDVLTWASQQGYPAAAMQLRLIETNPLTWKDFTANPENRCYLCKKHLYNLFLKTLEEEDISILLDGTNADDLRQGEDGRPGLQAIKELGIHTPLAACGLTKEEIRNHSRALNLHTADRPSSSCLATRIPHGIQITPQRLQKIEDLEQALAQEGLTGCRVRLDANTEDTVFVQLQQSNLGQIHSDSLKKRFVIPLKKKGVHKIYLDVEGR
- a CDS encoding HU family DNA-binding protein, which produces MNKKELVEAMAGAADISKSAAEKALNSMLMSITEALSEGDKVTLVGFGTFSTANRAARQAKNPQTGAVMEIPAKTVAKFKPGSKLSEAVK